A window of Flavobacterium flavigenum contains these coding sequences:
- a CDS encoding OmpH family outer membrane protein, whose product MIKNYKSVLIFCNILAIIILLFFILFTYNNSPKIVYVDNIKLFDNFNMTKELKNSGEKEFNLKKTTVDSLYAKLQSPEISPSEKKLLMQQFVQQKEELEQFNQYFAAEQSSKIWARIKSYSSEFSKENKYQLIIGSESKTNVLFADENIDVTNDLLTYINKKYEGLK is encoded by the coding sequence GTGATAAAAAACTACAAAAGTGTTTTAATATTCTGTAATATATTAGCAATCATAATCTTACTATTTTTCATACTATTTACTTACAACAATTCTCCTAAAATTGTGTATGTCGATAACATCAAACTCTTTGATAATTTTAACATGACAAAGGAGTTAAAAAATTCAGGAGAAAAAGAATTCAATCTGAAAAAAACAACAGTCGATTCTTTATATGCAAAACTCCAATCGCCGGAAATTTCTCCGTCAGAAAAAAAACTGTTAATGCAGCAATTTGTTCAGCAAAAAGAAGAATTAGAACAGTTTAATCAATATTTCGCTGCTGAACAATCCTCAAAAATCTGGGCAAGAATAAAAAGTTATTCTTCAGAATTTTCAAAAGAAAACAAATACCAGCTTATAATTGGCTCTGAAAGCAAAACAAATGTCTTATTTGCTGATGAAAATATCGACGTTACAAACGATTTACTTACTTACATAAACAAAAAATATGAAGGACTTAAGTAG
- the era gene encoding GTPase Era, producing the protein MSHKAGFVNIIGNPNVGKSTLMNAFVGERLSIITSKAQTTRHRILGIVNGEDFQLVLSDTPGIIKPAYEMQESMMNFVKSAFEDADILIYMVEIGEQDLKDEAFFNKIIYAKIPVLLLLNKIDNSNQEQLEEQVAFWKAKVPNAEIFPISALQNFNVPEVFTRIIDLLPESPAYYPKDQLTDKPERFFVNETIREKILLNYSKEIPYAVEIVTEEFHEDEKIIRIRSVIMVERDTQKGIIIGHKGAALKKVGTDARADLEKFFGKQIHIELYVKVNKNWRSNANMLKRFGYNQ; encoded by the coding sequence ATGTCACATAAAGCAGGATTCGTAAACATTATCGGAAATCCAAATGTTGGAAAATCAACCTTGATGAATGCCTTCGTTGGAGAAAGATTATCCATCATTACATCAAAAGCACAAACTACACGTCACAGGATTTTAGGAATCGTAAACGGAGAAGACTTTCAGTTAGTATTGTCTGATACGCCCGGAATCATTAAACCGGCATACGAAATGCAGGAATCAATGATGAATTTCGTTAAATCGGCTTTTGAAGATGCTGACATTTTAATTTATATGGTCGAGATAGGAGAGCAGGACTTAAAAGATGAAGCTTTCTTTAATAAAATCATTTACGCAAAGATTCCCGTTTTATTATTATTGAATAAAATCGACAATTCAAATCAGGAACAATTAGAAGAGCAAGTAGCATTTTGGAAAGCAAAAGTGCCAAATGCAGAGATTTTCCCGATTTCGGCCTTGCAGAATTTTAATGTTCCGGAAGTTTTTACCAGAATTATTGATTTGCTTCCAGAATCTCCGGCTTATTACCCAAAAGATCAATTAACAGACAAGCCAGAGCGTTTCTTTGTAAACGAAACTATCCGTGAAAAAATCCTTTTAAACTATAGTAAAGAGATTCCGTATGCGGTTGAAATCGTAACAGAAGAATTCCATGAAGACGAAAAAATTATCAGAATCCGTTCGGTAATTATGGTGGAGCGCGATACGCAAAAGGGAATCATCATCGGCCACAAAGGTGCAGCACTGAAAAAAGTCGGGACCGATGCCCGGGCTGATTTAGAGAAATTCTTCGGAAAACAAATTCACATTGAGCTTTACGTAAAAGTGAACAAAAACTGGAGAAGCAATGCGAATATGCTAAAACGATTCGGATATAATCAGTAA